Sequence from the Sphingomonas suaedae genome:
TGGAGGAGAAGGTCGGCCAGATGATCGCCATCTGGGCGCGCAAGGCGGAGGTGATCGACGAGCTCGCCTTCAACCCCGCCAAGGCGAGCGCCGCCTATCCGCATGGCATCGGCCATGTCACCCGCCCGTCGGACAAGCGCGGCGTGCCGGGGATCACCGGTGCTTCGGGCGGCACCGCCGCGCGCTGGCGCACCCCGCGCCAGACGGTCGAGTTCGTCAACGCGATGCAGCGCTGGGCGCTCAACGATACCCGGCTCGGCATTCCGGTCCTGTTCCACGAGGAATCGCTGCACGGCTATATGGCGACCGACGCGACGATGTTCCCACAGGCGATCGCCCTCGCCGGCACGTTCGACCGCGACCTGATGCGCCGCGTGCAATCGGTGATCGCGCGCGAGACACGCGCGCGCGGCGTCCCCTACGTCCTCTCCCCCGTGGTCGATATCGTGCGCGACCCGCGCTGGGGACGGATCGAGGAGACGTTCGGCGAATGCCCCTATCTCGTCGCGGAGATGGGCGTTGCGGCGGTCGAGGGGCTGCAAGGGCCGGGCAAGTTCGATCGCCTCGCCCCCGGCAAGGTCTATGCGACGCTCAAGCACATGACCGGCCACGGCCAGCCCGAGAGCGGCGTCAATGTCGGCCCGGCGCAACTGTCCGAGCGCGAGCTGCGCGAATATTTCTTCCCGCCGTTCCGCGAGATCGTGAAGCGCACGTCGATCGCCGCGGTGATGCCGAGCTATAACGAGATCGACGGCGTGCCGAGCCATGCCAACACCTGGCTGCTCGGCGACATCCTGCGCGGCGAGTGGGGCTTCGACGGGCTGATCTCGAGCGATTATGGCGCGGTCAACGAGCTGGAAACGATCCACCATATCGCCGCCGATCTCGAACAGACGGCGCGACTCGCGCTGGCGGCCGGCGTCGACAGCGAGCTGCCCGACGGCGCGGCCTATCGCACGCTGGTCGATCAGGTGAAGGCAGGCAAGGTCGCGGTCGCGGCGATCGACCGCGCGGTGGCGCGGATGCTCGCCCTCAAGTTCCGCGCCGGGCTGTTCGAAAATCCCTATGGCGACGCGACGCTCGCCGAGCGCATCACCGGCAACCCGCAAGCCCGCGCGCTGGCGCTCGAGGCGGCGCGCAAGTCGCTGTGCCTGCTCACCAATGACGGGACGCTGCCGTTCGCGGAAGACAAGGTCCGCAAGCTCGCCGTGATCGGCCCCAACCACGCGATCGCGCGGCTGGGCGGCTATTCGAGCGTGCCGAAACAGACCGTCAGCCTGATCGAGGGGCTGCGCACGCTGGTCGGCGACCGCGTCGAACTGCTCACCGCGCAGGGCGTGTTCATCACGCAGAGCGAAGACCGGTCGGCGGACGAGATCCTGCTCGCCGATCCCGTGAAGAACCGCGAGCTGATCGCGCAGGCGGTCGAGATCGCGAAGGGCGCGGACGCGATCGTGCTGGCGATCGGCGATACCGAACAGACCAGCCGCGAGGGTTTCGCCAAGACCCATCTCGGCGATCGCACCGGCGTCGATCTCGTCGGCGAGCAGAATGAACTGGTCGCGGCGATGGCCGCGCTGGGCAAGCCGCTGGTGATCGCCGCGATCAACGGCCGCCCGCCAAGCTGGCCCGCAGTGGTCGGCAAGGCCAACGCCGTGCTCGAATGCTGGTATCCCGGGCAAGAGGGTGGCGCCGCAATGGCCGAGGCGCTGTTCGGTCGAGTCAATCCCGGCGCCAAGCTGCCGGTCACGGTGATCCGCGATTCAGGACAGGTGCCCTATTTCTACAATCACAAGCCTTCGGCTCGGCGGGGCTATCTCTTCGCCGACAAGTCGCCCCTGTTCGCGTTCGGCCACGGCCTGAGCTACACCAGCTTCGACATCGGGACGCCGGCGCTGTCTTCGCCGACGATGGCACGTGATGGCAGCGTCACGGTCGAGGTCGCGGTGCGCAACACGGGCGAGCGCGTGGGCGACGAAGTGGTGCAGCTCTATATCAGCCGCCGCACTGCATCGGTGACGCAGCCGGTGCTGCAGCTCAAGGGATTCGAGCGGGTGTCACTCCAGCCGGGCGAGACGCGCGCCGTTCGCTTCACCCTTCCCGCCGAAACTTTCGCGCTATGGGATGCGGAAATGCGCGAGACGGTCGAGCCCGGCGACGTTGATATCCGCGTCGGCAACAATTCTGTATCGCTCAAGTCCACCCTGCTCACCATCATCTGAGGTTCCATGCCCAGGATCGTTTCCGCACGCGTCATCGTCACCTGCCCCGGGCGCAATTTCGTCACGTTGAAGATTGATTGCGACGACGGCAGCACCGGGCTGGGTGATGCGACGCTCAACGGGCGCGAGCTGGCGGTCGCGAGCTATCTCACAGACCATGTGATCCCGTGCCTGATCGGCCGCGACGCGCAGCGGATCGAGGATATCTGGCAGTATCTCTATAAGGGCGCCTATTGGCGGCGCGGGCCGGTGACGATGAGCGCGATCGCCGCCGTCGACACCGCGCTGTGGGACATCAAGGGCAAGATCGCCGGGCTGCCGCTCTACCAGCTGCTGGGCGGGGCGATGCGCGAAGGGTGTATGGTCTATGGCCATGCCAATGGCGCGACGATCGAGGATACGATCGAGGCCGCGCTCGAGTACCAGCGGCAGGGGTACAAGGCGATCCGGCTGCAATCGGGCGTACCGGGGCTCGCCTCGACCTATGGCGTGAGCAAGGACCGCTATTTCTACGAACCCGCTGATGCCGATCTGCCGACCGAGAATGTCTGGTCGAGCGAGAAATACCTCCGCTCGGTCCCGCCGCTCTTCGCTGCGGCGCGCGAAGCGCTCGGCTGGGATGTGCACCTGCTGCACGACGTCCACCACCGGCTGACCCCGATCGAGGCGGCGCGGCTGGGCAAGGATCTCGAGCCCTATCGCCCGTTCTGGATCGAGGATTCGACCCCGGCCGAAAATCAGGCGAATTTCCGACTGATCCGCCAGCACAGCACGACGCCGCTCGCGGTGGGGGAGGTGTTCAATTCGATCTGGGATTGCAAGGGGCTGATCGAGGAGCAGCTGATCGACTATATCCGCGCGACCGTGGTCCACGCCGGCGGCATCACCCATCTGCGCCGGATCGCTGCGTTCGCCGATCTGCACAATGTCCGCACCGGCTGTCACGGCGCGACCGACCTGTCGCCGGTGTGTATGGCCGCCGCGCTGCACTTCGGCCTGTCGGTGCCCAATTTCGGGGTGCAGGAATATATGCGCCACACTGACGAGACCGATGCGGTGTTCCCGCACGGCTACAGCTTCGTCGACGGGATGATGCATCCCGGCGACGCTCCTGGTCTGGGGGTCGAGCTCGACGAGAGCCTGGCCGCCACCTTCCCCTACAAACGTGCCTATCTGCCGGTGAACCGGCGCGAGGACGGCACGATGCACGACTGGTAAGCCAAGGAGCCCCTCGATGACCCCGACCCGCCGCCAGACCCTGTCCGGGCTTGCCGCCCTGCCCCTCGTCGCCGCGCTTCCTGCCCGCGCGCGGAACAAGCCCGCGACGATTCAGGCGGCGGCGCTGGCCAGCGGGCGCCGTTTTGGCAGTGCGGTCGCCTGGGCGCCGCCAGGCGCGGATGCGGGGTCGTTCAACAACCCCGCCTATGCAGAAATCGTTGCGCGCGAATGCGGGCTGATCGTGCCCGAGAATGAGATGAAATGGCAGTCGATCCGGCCCTCGGCGACCGAATATCGGTTCGACCGGCTCGACGCGATGGTCACATGGGCGCGCGGCAAGGGGATCGGCGTGCGCGGTCACACCCTGCTCTGGCATCGACCGAAATGGTTTCCGGCGTGGCTCAACAATCACGATTTCGGCACCTCGCCGAAAGCGGCGGCGGAGAAGCTGCTGGGTGAGCATGTCCGCACCGTGATGGGGCGGTACAAGGAAACGATCACCAGCTGGGACGTGGTGAACGAGGCGGTCGATCCGGAGACGTCGGGCCTCGTCGAAACCTCGCTATCCAAGGCGTTCGGCGGAGTCGAACCCGCGCTCGACTTCGCCTTCCACATCGCCCGCGCGCAGGCGCCCGACGCCGAGCTGGTCTATAACGACTATATGAGCTGGGAGCCGGGCAACGAGAAACACCGCGCCGGCGTGCTCAAGCTGCTCGAAGGCTTCCGCAAGCGCGGCGTGCCGGTCGATACGCTTGGCATCCAGAGCCATATCGAGATGTTCACGCTCGACCCCAGGACCGGTCTTGGCCCGCGGCAGGAGCGCGAATGGCGCGCCTTTATCGATGAGGCCGTCGGCATGGGCTACAAGCTGATGATTACCGAGCTGGACGTGAAGGACAATGCGCTGCCGGGCGATCCGGCGGTGCGTGATGCGGGGGTCGTCGCCTATCTGCGCGCCTATATGGAGCTGATGCTGTCCTATCCCCAGCTGCGCGACGTGCTCGCCTGGGGTATGGTCGACAAATATAGCTGGCTGCAGGGATTTTCGCCGCGCAAGGACGGACTGCCGCTGCGCTGCTGTCCTTACGACAGTGCGTTTCGACCCAAGCCGATGCGGGACGAATTGATCCGGCTGTTCGCAGCGGCCGCGCCGGCAGCCTCATAACGACGGGGGCCAAGGCCTGGCTTCCGCATTGATCGCCATCCTTCCGCACGCCGGTTGACCCGCGCGTTCGCCCCGTCGCGCGTCGGACGATATACGCCCACACCGCGCCCCTCCTCCCCCCAAAAGAAAAGGCCGCCGCCTGGGAAGGCGACGGCCGGGAGGTTGGGAAGACTCGTGATTAGAAGTTGAAGCGGATCATGCCGGTGATGCGGCGGTCGTTCATGTACCAGCCGCGCGGGACGAGCCGGATGTCGCCATTCTGGTCGGTCACCGCCGCGCTCGTCTTCGTCACCGAGTTGGTGAGGTTCACGCCCTGGATCCCGAGCTTGAGCTGCGGCGTGATCGACACGGTGATCGATGCATCGAGCTGGCCGTAATCCTCCTGGAAGATCGGATCGAACGGCGTGATCACATCGCGCAGCGTCAGCAGATATTGTGAGCGCCAGCTATAGGATGCACGCGCCGAGACTGGCCCGATATCGATGAACGGAGTGATGTTGAACTGGTGCTCCGACAGCCCCTGAAGCGGGAAGTTCGCCCCCGTGATCGTCGGCTGGCGCCCCGCTGCCACATCGGGATCGGTCTCGGACAAGGTGCTCTGCGGCACGCCGTCGCTCGACACATAGGTGTAGTTCGCCTGCAGGCCGAGCCCCTTAAGCGGGCCTGGCAGGAAGTCGAACACCTGCTGATAGGCGATCTCGAAGCCCTTGATCTTGCCGACGTCCGGCGAGTTGATCGGCGTCGTCACGACGGCTTCGAAGGTTTCGCCATTGTTGGTGAAGGTGCGACGCACGGTGCTGTTGGTCAGCACATTGTGCAGTTCCTTGTAGAAGAACGATGCCGTCAGCTGACCGACCCGCGAGAAATACCATTCCGCGGTGAGATCGAAGCTGTCGGCCTCTGTCGGGAGCAGTTCGGGATTGCCCGCGTTGAAGGTGCCCTGGATCGAAACCTGTCCGGGAGCAATCACACCATCCGACCCGAACGAGCCCGTTCCCGGCGCGACCGGCGTGACGACAACCGGAATCTGGTTGCCATTTGCGTCGACCTGCGGCCGCGCGGTCACGCCTACCGGGAAATAGTTGCGCACCAGGCCGAGCGCGGGCGGCGCTACGCCCTTCGAATAGGCGGCACGGAACTGAAGACCGCCACCGACTTCGAGTTTCAGGTTAAGGCTCGGCAGCCAATAGTCATAGTCCAGATCGAAATTGTTCGGAACGATCGCGCCGTTCAGATAATTGGTGATCTGGGTCAGCTGAGCCGGCGACAGCGCGCACAGCGCATTGACCGTAGCACCCGCGCCCGACAGCACATTGTTGATCGATTCCTGGCAGGTGGCGTCGGTCGGCAGATCGGTCGGGAACGGGAATTCGACAAAGCCTTCCGACTTGCGGTTGGTCGTGGTGTAGCGCACCCCGACATTGCCGCTGAGCTTCATCCCGCTATCGAATTCGCTGCCGAAGCGCAGCATCAGATACGCCGCCTTGTTCTGCTCACGCTGCGGGTTGATTTCGCCCGCCGTGAACGGCTGGCCCGGAAGCGCGTTGGGACGATCCGCCAGCGAACGCCAGCCACCATTGATGATCTCGCCATTCGGACCGGTCGTGGTGGGTTCCCACTCCCGGTTTATGCGGTTCGCATAGTCGATATAGGCTTGGTAATAGGTCGCGGTGTTGCTGTTGTAGAACGGCCGACACTGGCCGTTCATCGGATTGCCCACCGAATTGCGGAAGAAATCGCTGAAGCAGAATTGCTGATAGCCCTGGAGCGGTGCGCCGCCGCTGCCGCCCTGAACGCCGTCGACCGGATCGTCCAGCCACACCGGCCCGCCATTGCCCCACTGCTCGCTCAGACGACCCCAATTATAGGTCGAGAAGCGAGCGACCTGATCGCGATCGGCATAGCGCCCACCGACGCGGACCGACTTGAAAAAGCCGTCGTCGGGAAAAGACAGTTCGGCGTCGAGACGGAAGGCATCGGAATTGCCGGTGCTCGCCTCGATATGGTCCATCGCCGAGCGATAGAAGCTGTTGTACGGATCCGCGAAACTCTGATGCGAGCCGGTATAATAGGACGGATAGTCCGCCGAGCCTCCCGGCGTGCCGGTGCAGGGCAGAGTGGGGCAGCTTTGCGGCGCGCGGAATTCCACCGTGGGGAACGCACTCCCGTTCAGACCGATCGCGACATCCTGATAGGACGAGGTCCAGAGGCCGTTATCCATGATGTCGACGAACGAATCGACATGCTGATAGTCCGCGCTGATGCTGAAATTGTCGGAGACCTGATAGCGGAAGTTGAACGAATAATCGTCGGTCACCGCGCGCTCATTGTGATCGCGACGGATATTGTTCGACTGAAGCCCGAATGCCGGCGTGCGGATATTGCCCGCAGTGTTCTGATCGTCGCGCCAGCCGGTCGGTCCCGTGATGACCCCGCTTTCGAACAGACCCGAGGAGTCGAAGAGGATCGACGTGCCGTCGCGGGCACGCGAGTCGCCGTTGGACTCGACGTTATCGGTTGCGATCTCGATCGTGTGCTCGGTCCATGCCTGTCGCGCGTCGGAGCGCAGGAACTGGAAGGTCGCCTCTGCACGGCGATCGTTGCTGCGCCACTGGGCAGCGGCGGCATAGCCGAAGCGCCGACGCTCGAACTCCTGCGTGCCGATCACCGCGCCGCGCGGGAACAGCCCGCTACCCGTCTGAGTCGCGGTTCCGAACGGCACCACGTCGGTGCGGCTGCCGTCAGAATAGATCGGGCGAACGCGGAAGCTGGAAACCTGGAAGCGATCCGCACGCGAGAAGAGCTGCGAATAGGAGGCGCTACCGAGCAGGCCGATCTCGCCGATCCCGGTATCCCAGGTATTGCTGACCACAAACGCTGCGGTTGGCGACGTCTTCTGGATGAAATCCGAATAGTTGAGCTCGAGCGAACCCGCCATCACGAAGCCCTTCTTGTCGAAGGGAAGCCGGGTACGCAGATTGACGACGCCGGCGATGCCGCCCTCGACGCGGTCGGCCGACGGGCTTTTGAACACATCGACGCCGCCGAGCAGTTCGGACGGGACATCGGCGAAGCTCAATGCGCGGCCATTGTTCGCTGTGAACGCTTCACGCCCGTTAAATTCCGAGCGAACATAGGTAAGGCCGCGCACCACGACGCCTGACCCCTCGACCGAGAAGTGATCGGGATCGATGCCCGCTGCGAAGCGATTGATCGAAATGCCCGGAATACGCTGAAGCGTCTCGGTCACCGATCGGTCGGGCAGCGCACCGATATCCTCGGCCGTGACCGAATCGACAATCGTGTCGGAGGTACGCTTGCGCTGCTGCGCGCTCTGCAACGATTCACGAAAACCCGTAACGACAACGGTGTCCGGATCGGTCGGCGCATCCTGCGCCTCGTCCGCAGGTGCCGTCTGCGCATATGCCGCCGACGGCAGTGCGAACGCTGTCATCAGCGCCGCCGTCGAAACACCGATTCCCCAAGTCGCGCGACCATACCGGCCCTCCGCGCGCGCACGATTCCGCCAAATCGACATCCACCCCTCCTCGTTTCGAGAGCCTTTTGGCCCTTCTGCCCTGTTGCGCCCTCAAGGTAGCGCTAACATTTCATCGTCTTAAGCGAATGCGCAGCTTTCGGCAAGAGATGTTGTGCGCTACCAGAAAGAAAATGACGCAGATGTTGCATGAATGCTGCTGCAACATGAAGAGGGGGAGAGGCGCGTGGCGGAACGGGTTCGATCGATCGTGATCGCAGGCGGCGGAACAGCGGGGTGGATGACCGCCGCGGCTCTGGCTCGAGTGCTGGGGCGCGACTATGCCACGATCACGCTGGTCGAATCGGATGCGATCGGAACAGTGGGCGTCGGCGAGGCGACGATCCCCCAGATCGGCACATTCAATCGGCTGCTCGGCATCGACGAAAACGACTTTCTCCGTCGCACCAAGGGCAGTTTCAAGCTGGGCATAGAGTTTGTCGACTGGGGCGGGCTGGGCCGACGCTATTTCCACCCGTTCGGCAAATATGGGATCGATATGGAGGGCGTCTCCTTTCACGCCTATTGGCAGCGGCTGGCGGGCGATCCGCAATTCGCCCCCGAGTTCGGCGATGTCGATACCTTTTCGCTGATGGCGAGCGCGGCGCGTGCCAATCGCTTCATGCCGCCGATCGACGCCGGCAACTCGCCACTGTCGAGTATCGCCTATGCCTATCATTTCGATGCGGGCCTCTATGCCCTCTATCTGCGCGAGATCGCTGAAGCGATGGGCGTCAATCGGGTCGAGGGGCGCATCGTCGATGTCGAGCGTAACGGCGAGAGCGGCCATATCGACGCGGTCGCGCTCGACTCGGGGCAGCGTATCGAGGGCGAATTGTTCGTCGATTGCTCGGGATTCATCGGGCTGCTGATCGGCAAGACGCTCGGCGTTCCCTATATCGACTGGTCGGCGCACCTGCCCTGCAACCGCGCGGTCGCAGTGCCATGCGCATCAGCCCCCGGCCCACTCACTCCCTATACCCGCTCGACCGCGCACCGCGCCGGATGGCAGTGGCGCATTCCGCTTCAGCACCGGACGGGAAACGGCATGGTCTATTGCAGCGACTATATCAGCGACGATGAGGCGGCGGCCACCTTGCTCGCCAATCTCGATGGAGAGGCGCTGGCCGATCCCCGTTTCCTGCGCTTCACCACCGGACATCGCCAGCGGTTCTGGGAGGCGAATTGCGTGTCGATCGGCTTATCGTCTGGCTTCATGGAGCCGCTCGAATCGACCAGCATCTGGATGATCCAGACCGGCATTGCGCGCCTGCTTTCGAATTTCCCGGACAGCAGCTTCGCGGAAGCGGATCGCGCCCGCTACAACCGGTTGATGATCGAGGAGAGCGAGTTGATCCGCGACTTCCTGATCCTCCACTATCATCTCACCGATCGCACCGATTCGCCCTTTTGGGACTATTGCCGGACGATGGAGATTCCCGAGCGGCTGGCCGAAAAGATGCGCGTGTTCGCCACCTCGGGCCGCTGTTTTCGCGAGCATGAGGAATTGTTCAACGACACCAGCTGGTTTGCGGTGATGGTGGGCCAGGGGATGCGTTGGGCGCGGCACGATCCGGTGGCCGAACTGTTGTCGCTCGCCGAAACGCGGGACCGCCTGGCGCATATCGCGGGCGCGGTTCGCGCATCGGTCGACTACATGCCCGACCATGCCGACTATATCCGACAGAATTGCGCCGCAGCCTGATACAAAAAGGGGCGGGGATTACCCCCGCCCCACCCCCTTTTTCGGAATTGGGGTTCAGCCTTCCATTTCCTCCAGCTCGCGTCCCGCGGTTTCCTTGATGAAGGCGCGGACGAGGAAGAAGCTGATCGCCGCACATACCGCATAGAAGCTGTAGGTGATCGTGAGACCCAGACCCGCGGCCATGATCGGGAAGGTCTGCGCGATCAGATAGTTGGATCCCCATTGTGCGAAGCCCGCCACGGCAAGCGCCGATCCGCGGATCTGGTTGGGGAACATCTCGCCGAGCATCACCCACATCACCGGGCCCCAGCTGACGTTGAAGAAAATGACATAGAGGTTCGCCGCGATCACCGCGAGCATCCCCATCTGCGACGACAGGACGAGCTGGCCATCGGCGTCGAGCGAGCCTTGGCTGAACGCATAGACCATCGTGAACAAGGTCGCCGCCATGCCGAGCGAACCCGCCATCAGCAGCGGCTTGCGCCCGATCTTGTCGACCAGCAGCACGGTGACGAAACATGCGGCGATCGACACCACGCCCGATCCGATATTGATCAACAGCGCATCATTCTCGGTGAACCCGGCGAGCTGCCACAATGTCGCGCCATAATAGAAGATCACATTGATCCCGACGAGCTGCTGGAACACCGCGAGCAACAGGCCCGCCCACACGATGCCGCGCACCCCGCCCTTGGCAGGATCGATCAGGTCGGACAGGCGCGGGCGGTGATCGGCGGAGAAGCTCTCGCGGATCTCGACCAGCTTGCGCGTGGCGGTATCGGCGCCGAACAGGCTGGTGAGCACCTTCATCGCCTCGTCCTCACGCTTTTTCGACACCAGATAGCGCGGGCTTTCCGGAATGAAGATCAGCGCGACGAGGAACACCGCTGCGGGGATCGCCTGCATCAGATACATCCAGCGCCACGCCTCGAGCCCGAGCCAGAAGCCGCTGGTCGAGCTGCCCGCGCTCTGCGCCAGATAGTAATTGACGACGAACGCGGCGGTGAGGCCGGTGATGATCATGATCTGCTGTACCGTGGTCATCCGGCCGCGGATATTGGCGGGCGCGACTTCGGAGATGTAGGCGGGCGAAAGGACGCTCGCCGCGCCGACCGCCATACCGCCCATGATGCGCGCGATCACGAAGATCGGCTGGGAAGGTGCAAAGCCCTGGATCAGCGCGCCGATCAGGAACAGCACTGCCGCCAGCATCATCACGTTACGCCGCCCCATGAGGTCGGCGAGCCGCCCGGCGAGAAAGGCGCCCAGGGTGCAGCCGATCAGCAACGACCCGACGGTGAAGCCAAGCCCCGCCTCGTCGAGCGTATAGGCGGTCTTGAGCCCCTCCTGCGTGCCGTTCACCGCGCCGCTGTCATAGCCGAACAACAGCCCGCCGATCGTGGCCACTGCGACGATCGCGGTAATCAGGCCCATATTGGCCTGCGCCGCCGTGGTTTTGGTCAAAGCCCCTCTCCTTTTCCTGGCACACGGCTTGGCGCCGCGCTTGATGTTAGCGCTAACTATGCCGGGATTCGCGCCGCGCGCAAGGGGCTGTGATGTGTGCCGCGTGCGGATTGCGCCGCGACATATTGCGCACAATCAGAAGCGCCTTCAAGCGCGCCAGTCGATCCAGTCGCCATAGGGGTGGCATATGGCGAGCACGCGCCGTTCGCCCGCCGGCCAGCGGGTCAATACAAGCTGCACTTCGTCACGCGCCGGGGTCCACTCAAAGCTGATTCGCGCCAGCGGACGGTCGGCGGTCGCACGCGCCCCGGCCGAGTCGATCGCATCAACCACGGCCTGGCGATTTACAGCGCCGAGATATTGCAGCACCATCGAATGGAAAACCACGCGACACACTCCCGCTGCTTGCGGTTCGGCAAGCCGCTCCGGCAGCCACAAGGTCGCATCGGCACGATCCACCCGCGGAGGGTAGGCGCGGGCCAGCCGAAGCGCCGCCTTCAGCCGC
This genomic interval carries:
- a CDS encoding glycoside hydrolase family 3 N-terminal domain-containing protein gives rise to the protein MNRRAALRLLGQASAATVAIAFAPAAHALAAPLYKDARAPIPARVADLLGRMTLEEKVGQMIAIWARKAEVIDELAFNPAKASAAYPHGIGHVTRPSDKRGVPGITGASGGTAARWRTPRQTVEFVNAMQRWALNDTRLGIPVLFHEESLHGYMATDATMFPQAIALAGTFDRDLMRRVQSVIARETRARGVPYVLSPVVDIVRDPRWGRIEETFGECPYLVAEMGVAAVEGLQGPGKFDRLAPGKVYATLKHMTGHGQPESGVNVGPAQLSERELREYFFPPFREIVKRTSIAAVMPSYNEIDGVPSHANTWLLGDILRGEWGFDGLISSDYGAVNELETIHHIAADLEQTARLALAAGVDSELPDGAAYRTLVDQVKAGKVAVAAIDRAVARMLALKFRAGLFENPYGDATLAERITGNPQARALALEAARKSLCLLTNDGTLPFAEDKVRKLAVIGPNHAIARLGGYSSVPKQTVSLIEGLRTLVGDRVELLTAQGVFITQSEDRSADEILLADPVKNRELIAQAVEIAKGADAIVLAIGDTEQTSREGFAKTHLGDRTGVDLVGEQNELVAAMAALGKPLVIAAINGRPPSWPAVVGKANAVLECWYPGQEGGAAMAEALFGRVNPGAKLPVTVIRDSGQVPYFYNHKPSARRGYLFADKSPLFAFGHGLSYTSFDIGTPALSSPTMARDGSVTVEVAVRNTGERVGDEVVQLYISRRTASVTQPVLQLKGFERVSLQPGETRAVRFTLPAETFALWDAEMRETVEPGDVDIRVGNNSVSLKSTLLTII
- the manD gene encoding D-mannonate dehydratase ManD, whose protein sequence is MPRIVSARVIVTCPGRNFVTLKIDCDDGSTGLGDATLNGRELAVASYLTDHVIPCLIGRDAQRIEDIWQYLYKGAYWRRGPVTMSAIAAVDTALWDIKGKIAGLPLYQLLGGAMREGCMVYGHANGATIEDTIEAALEYQRQGYKAIRLQSGVPGLASTYGVSKDRYFYEPADADLPTENVWSSEKYLRSVPPLFAAAREALGWDVHLLHDVHHRLTPIEAARLGKDLEPYRPFWIEDSTPAENQANFRLIRQHSTTPLAVGEVFNSIWDCKGLIEEQLIDYIRATVVHAGGITHLRRIAAFADLHNVRTGCHGATDLSPVCMAAALHFGLSVPNFGVQEYMRHTDETDAVFPHGYSFVDGMMHPGDAPGLGVELDESLAATFPYKRAYLPVNRREDGTMHDW
- a CDS encoding endo-1,4-beta-xylanase, translating into MTPTRRQTLSGLAALPLVAALPARARNKPATIQAAALASGRRFGSAVAWAPPGADAGSFNNPAYAEIVARECGLIVPENEMKWQSIRPSATEYRFDRLDAMVTWARGKGIGVRGHTLLWHRPKWFPAWLNNHDFGTSPKAAAEKLLGEHVRTVMGRYKETITSWDVVNEAVDPETSGLVETSLSKAFGGVEPALDFAFHIARAQAPDAELVYNDYMSWEPGNEKHRAGVLKLLEGFRKRGVPVDTLGIQSHIEMFTLDPRTGLGPRQEREWRAFIDEAVGMGYKLMITELDVKDNALPGDPAVRDAGVVAYLRAYMELMLSYPQLRDVLAWGMVDKYSWLQGFSPRKDGLPLRCCPYDSAFRPKPMRDELIRLFAAAAPAAS
- a CDS encoding TonB-dependent receptor, yielding MTAFALPSAAYAQTAPADEAQDAPTDPDTVVVTGFRESLQSAQQRKRTSDTIVDSVTAEDIGALPDRSVTETLQRIPGISINRFAAGIDPDHFSVEGSGVVVRGLTYVRSEFNGREAFTANNGRALSFADVPSELLGGVDVFKSPSADRVEGGIAGVVNLRTRLPFDKKGFVMAGSLELNYSDFIQKTSPTAAFVVSNTWDTGIGEIGLLGSASYSQLFSRADRFQVSSFRVRPIYSDGSRTDVVPFGTATQTGSGLFPRGAVIGTQEFERRRFGYAAAAQWRSNDRRAEATFQFLRSDARQAWTEHTIEIATDNVESNGDSRARDGTSILFDSSGLFESGVITGPTGWRDDQNTAGNIRTPAFGLQSNNIRRDHNERAVTDDYSFNFRYQVSDNFSISADYQHVDSFVDIMDNGLWTSSYQDVAIGLNGSAFPTVEFRAPQSCPTLPCTGTPGGSADYPSYYTGSHQSFADPYNSFYRSAMDHIEASTGNSDAFRLDAELSFPDDGFFKSVRVGGRYADRDQVARFSTYNWGRLSEQWGNGGPVWLDDPVDGVQGGSGGAPLQGYQQFCFSDFFRNSVGNPMNGQCRPFYNSNTATYYQAYIDYANRINREWEPTTTGPNGEIINGGWRSLADRPNALPGQPFTAGEINPQREQNKAAYLMLRFGSEFDSGMKLSGNVGVRYTTTNRKSEGFVEFPFPTDLPTDATCQESINNVLSGAGATVNALCALSPAQLTQITNYLNGAIVPNNFDLDYDYWLPSLNLKLEVGGGLQFRAAYSKGVAPPALGLVRNYFPVGVTARPQVDANGNQIPVVVTPVAPGTGSFGSDGVIAPGQVSIQGTFNAGNPELLPTEADSFDLTAEWYFSRVGQLTASFFYKELHNVLTNSTVRRTFTNNGETFEAVVTTPINSPDVGKIKGFEIAYQQVFDFLPGPLKGLGLQANYTYVSSDGVPQSTLSETDPDVAAGRQPTITGANFPLQGLSEHQFNITPFIDIGPVSARASYSWRSQYLLTLRDVITPFDPIFQEDYGQLDASITVSITPQLKLGIQGVNLTNSVTKTSAAVTDQNGDIRLVPRGWYMNDRRITGMIRFNF
- a CDS encoding tryptophan halogenase family protein: MAERVRSIVIAGGGTAGWMTAAALARVLGRDYATITLVESDAIGTVGVGEATIPQIGTFNRLLGIDENDFLRRTKGSFKLGIEFVDWGGLGRRYFHPFGKYGIDMEGVSFHAYWQRLAGDPQFAPEFGDVDTFSLMASAARANRFMPPIDAGNSPLSSIAYAYHFDAGLYALYLREIAEAMGVNRVEGRIVDVERNGESGHIDAVALDSGQRIEGELFVDCSGFIGLLIGKTLGVPYIDWSAHLPCNRAVAVPCASAPGPLTPYTRSTAHRAGWQWRIPLQHRTGNGMVYCSDYISDDEAAATLLANLDGEALADPRFLRFTTGHRQRFWEANCVSIGLSSGFMEPLESTSIWMIQTGIARLLSNFPDSSFAEADRARYNRLMIEESELIRDFLILHYHLTDRTDSPFWDYCRTMEIPERLAEKMRVFATSGRCFREHEELFNDTSWFAVMVGQGMRWARHDPVAELLSLAETRDRLAHIAGAVRASVDYMPDHADYIRQNCAAA
- a CDS encoding sugar porter family MFS transporter, with product MTKTTAAQANMGLITAIVAVATIGGLLFGYDSGAVNGTQEGLKTAYTLDEAGLGFTVGSLLIGCTLGAFLAGRLADLMGRRNVMMLAAVLFLIGALIQGFAPSQPIFVIARIMGGMAVGAASVLSPAYISEVAPANIRGRMTTVQQIMIITGLTAAFVVNYYLAQSAGSSTSGFWLGLEAWRWMYLMQAIPAAVFLVALIFIPESPRYLVSKKREDEAMKVLTSLFGADTATRKLVEIRESFSADHRPRLSDLIDPAKGGVRGIVWAGLLLAVFQQLVGINVIFYYGATLWQLAGFTENDALLINIGSGVVSIAACFVTVLLVDKIGRKPLLMAGSLGMAATLFTMVYAFSQGSLDADGQLVLSSQMGMLAVIAANLYVIFFNVSWGPVMWVMLGEMFPNQIRGSALAVAGFAQWGSNYLIAQTFPIMAAGLGLTITYSFYAVCAAISFFLVRAFIKETAGRELEEMEG